One window from the genome of Williamwhitmania sp. encodes:
- a CDS encoding four helix bundle protein: MKNDLEDRLFDFAIRCIKYIRNLPDTTEYKVIKYQLSKSCTSSGANYEEAQAGSSKADFNNKIRISLREMRESNYWLRIIKGISVEVSEELNWLIKESTELKLILGSICQKTRA, encoded by the coding sequence ATGAAGAACGATCTCGAAGACCGGCTATTTGATTTTGCAATTAGATGTATTAAATATATTCGTAATTTACCTGATACAACTGAATACAAGGTGATAAAGTACCAATTATCTAAGAGTTGTACTTCATCAGGAGCTAATTACGAAGAAGCCCAAGCTGGTTCTTCAAAAGCAGATTTTAACAATAAGATTCGTATCTCATTACGTGAAATGAGAGAATCAAATTATTGGTTAAGAATTATTAAAGGTATTTCAGTTGAAGTTTCTGAAGAGTTGAACTGGTTAATCAAAGAATCGACTGAACTAAAACTTATCCTTGGCTCGATCTGTCAAAAAACTAGAGCATAA
- the wecB gene encoding UDP-N-acetylglucosamine 2-epimerase (non-hydrolyzing) produces MQTRLKVVTVVGTRPEIIRLSRVMAKLDQSEAIDHITIHTGQNYDYELNQIFYEDLGIRKPDYFLDAAGATAIETVGQILIKIDPLLEQLKPDAFLVLGDTNSCLCAIPAKKRHIPIFHMEAGNRCFDQRVPEETNRKIVDHISDINLTYSDIAREYLLREGLPADRIIKTGSPMFEVLNYYLPQITKSDVLSRLNLEKGKFFVVSAHREENINSEKNFSGLMEALNLIAENYNLPIIVSTHPRTRKMIDSKNIKVRNEIRFLKPLGFNDYNALQVNSYAVLSDSGTISEESSILNFRALNIRDAHERPEAMEQASVMMVGLNPERILQGLTQLKYQKIGETRNSLPVADYSIPNVSDKMVRIILSYTDYVKRVVWSE; encoded by the coding sequence ATGCAAACAAGGCTTAAAGTTGTAACTGTTGTTGGCACCCGACCTGAAATAATAAGACTTTCGCGAGTGATGGCAAAACTAGATCAGTCTGAAGCCATCGACCATATTACCATTCATACAGGGCAGAACTACGATTATGAACTAAATCAAATATTTTATGAGGATTTAGGCATACGTAAGCCAGATTATTTTTTAGATGCTGCGGGAGCAACAGCAATAGAAACGGTGGGGCAAATACTGATTAAAATTGATCCATTGTTGGAGCAGCTCAAACCCGATGCTTTTTTGGTTTTAGGTGATACTAATAGCTGTCTTTGTGCCATTCCTGCCAAAAAACGCCATATTCCAATTTTCCACATGGAGGCAGGAAATCGTTGCTTCGATCAGCGGGTTCCCGAGGAGACAAACCGGAAAATAGTTGACCATATATCTGACATCAACCTAACCTATAGTGATATTGCCCGTGAATATCTTTTAAGAGAAGGTCTACCGGCTGATCGGATTATAAAAACAGGTTCTCCAATGTTTGAGGTGCTTAATTACTATCTTCCTCAAATTACTAAGTCGGATGTATTGAGTCGATTAAACTTAGAAAAAGGAAAATTCTTTGTTGTCTCTGCTCACCGGGAGGAGAATATTAACAGCGAAAAGAATTTTAGTGGGCTGATGGAAGCCCTTAATCTGATTGCAGAGAATTATAACCTTCCAATTATTGTTAGCACCCATCCACGTACTCGAAAAATGATTGATTCCAAGAATATAAAAGTTCGTAATGAAATCCGGTTTTTAAAGCCACTCGGATTTAATGATTACAATGCTCTTCAGGTTAACTCATATGCGGTTCTTTCTGATAGCGGTACTATCTCAGAAGAGTCTTCAATACTAAATTTTCGTGCACTTAATATTCGTGATGCCCACGAGCGTCCCGAAGCAATGGAGCAGGCTTCGGTTATGATGGTTGGGTTGAATCCAGAACGTATTCTGCAAGGATTGACTCAATTAAAATATCAGAAAATTGGCGAGACACGGAATTCTTTACCTGTTGCTGATTACTCTATTCCTAACGTTTCTGACAAGATGGTGAGAATAATTTTGAGCTATACCGATTATGTGAAGCGAGTGGTGTGGAGTGAATAA
- a CDS encoding glycosyltransferase family 4 protein, with the protein MRVLLVTQYFYPENFKSNDIAFELSKRGYKVTVLTGIPNYPSGRFFKGYGLFRRRIETINGVKVYRSFLIPRGNGSGMALALNYFSFAFFASFYAFILAIFQRFDCIVVHEPSPITQGIPAIILKKIQRIPIYFWVLDLWPESLTSSGGVTNRQILSFFERIVRFTYKNSDKILISSRGFEKSILQKGDFSKKIIYFPNWSENDIDESSELTIPILADGFRIMFAGNIGESQDFEAIMQATLLMKNNKDVKWIFVGDGRKKPWVEQFIKDNELHETVFALGIYPYETMPTFFKNADALLVTLKDEMIFNLTVPAKLQAYMAASRPILAMLNGEGAEIIKDADCGYSVGSGDYENLVKIIKEKVLPYKADFESKGSSGYKYFNQHFKKNACIDNLCNIINC; encoded by the coding sequence ATGAGAGTTCTTTTAGTAACACAGTATTTTTATCCTGAAAATTTTAAGAGTAATGATATTGCTTTTGAATTATCCAAACGAGGCTATAAAGTTACCGTGTTAACGGGAATCCCAAATTACCCTAGCGGAAGATTTTTTAAAGGTTATGGTCTATTCCGTAGACGAATCGAAACTATTAATGGAGTTAAAGTTTATCGCTCTTTTCTTATACCAAGAGGGAATGGGAGTGGAATGGCCTTAGCATTAAATTATTTTTCATTCGCATTTTTTGCATCTTTTTATGCTTTTATTTTGGCTATATTTCAACGGTTTGATTGTATTGTTGTTCATGAACCTTCACCAATAACTCAAGGAATACCTGCAATTATTCTAAAAAAAATACAAAGGATCCCAATCTATTTTTGGGTTTTGGATTTATGGCCTGAGAGTTTAACTTCATCTGGTGGAGTTACTAATAGACAAATTTTGTCATTTTTCGAAAGGATTGTAAGATTCACCTATAAAAATTCCGACAAAATTCTGATCAGTTCCAGAGGATTTGAAAAATCAATTCTTCAGAAGGGTGATTTTTCAAAAAAAATTATTTATTTTCCAAATTGGAGTGAAAACGATATTGACGAAAGTTCTGAACTAACTATTCCAATTTTAGCAGATGGTTTTAGAATAATGTTTGCTGGAAATATAGGAGAGTCACAAGATTTTGAAGCCATAATGCAAGCGACGTTGTTAATGAAAAATAATAAAGATGTAAAATGGATATTTGTTGGAGATGGTAGAAAGAAACCTTGGGTGGAACAGTTTATAAAAGACAATGAATTGCATGAAACAGTTTTTGCACTTGGTATTTATCCGTATGAGACAATGCCTACTTTTTTTAAAAATGCAGATGCTCTTTTAGTTACATTAAAAGATGAGATGATTTTCAACTTAACAGTTCCTGCTAAACTACAGGCATATATGGCCGCTTCTCGACCAATATTGGCTATGTTAAACGGTGAGGGTGCCGAGATTATTAAGGATGCTGATTGTGGCTATTCAGTGGGCTCAGGGGATTATGAAAACCTTGTGAAGATAATTAAAGAGAAAGTTTTACCATATAAAGCCGACTTTGAAAGTAAAGGAAGTTCAGGGTATAAATATTTTAACCAACACTTTAAAAAAAATGCGTGTATAGATAATCTTTGTAATATAATTAATTGTTAG
- a CDS encoding NAD-dependent epimerase/dehydratase family protein, translating into MRILITGSSGFVGTNFIKLSPDQDIVTIDLLTISYFEIDFNGFDSVLHLAALVHQMKGAPEEQYFKVNRDLAFEVAKRAKEQGVKQFVLMSTAKVYGESTANGGYWNEESECFPTDPYGKSKLEAERLIRTLEDENFKVATVRSPLVYGAGVKANMLSLIRLVDRFPLLPLGNIQNERSIVYIGNLVALLNNIIEQQVSGVFIAGDRSPLSTTQMIRFIASGMGKRVFLFALPGFVLAVIRKLRPSIIDRLYGSLVLDNSNTNRVLDFTPPYSSEEGLHEMVDWYKTRNWM; encoded by the coding sequence ATGAGAATATTAATAACCGGTTCCTCGGGTTTTGTGGGCACTAATTTTATCAAATTATCTCCAGATCAAGATATTGTAACGATTGATTTATTAACTATTTCATACTTTGAGATAGATTTCAACGGCTTTGATTCAGTCCTTCATCTTGCTGCGCTTGTACATCAAATGAAGGGTGCCCCGGAAGAGCAGTATTTCAAGGTTAATCGAGATCTAGCATTTGAAGTCGCTAAAAGAGCCAAGGAGCAGGGCGTTAAGCAATTTGTTCTTATGAGCACTGCTAAGGTTTATGGAGAATCAACTGCAAATGGAGGTTACTGGAACGAAGAGTCAGAATGTTTTCCGACCGATCCATACGGTAAAAGTAAGTTGGAGGCAGAACGATTGATTAGGACACTAGAGGATGAAAATTTCAAGGTAGCGACTGTTCGTTCACCTCTTGTATATGGGGCAGGGGTGAAGGCAAATATGTTGAGCCTTATTCGGTTGGTGGATCGGTTTCCTTTGTTACCGCTTGGAAATATTCAAAATGAACGATCAATTGTCTATATTGGTAATCTTGTTGCTCTTTTAAATAATATTATTGAACAGCAGGTGTCTGGTGTTTTTATTGCCGGAGATCGATCTCCTTTATCTACAACCCAAATGATCCGATTTATTGCTTCTGGTATGGGTAAAAGAGTTTTTCTGTTTGCACTGCCTGGGTTCGTGCTAGCCGTTATCCGAAAATTACGCCCTTCAATTATTGACCGCCTTTATGGTTCGTTGGTGCTTGATAATAGCAACACAAATAGGGTTCTTGACTTTACGCCTCCATATTCAAGCGAAGAGGGTCTTCATGAAATGGTAGATTGGTATAAAACACGAAACTGGATGTAG
- a CDS encoding glycosyltransferase family 4 protein, with translation MNIFVYCVVGLLVSVVLTYIVREWAVHKSILDHPNERSSHSIPTPRGGGVAIAATWFLAITFLFFRGDIDSALFFALLCGVPISVIGLVDDVVTISAKFRLIVQVASAAMALVFLGGLQGINIGFVYLSLPILFSILAVIGIVWFTNLFNFLDGIDGYISAEVIFIGFAFFLLFERVPPALLATVTAGFLVWNWQPAKIFMGDVGSTLLGFTIGVFAVYYQNGGDSSILIWLMLTSLFWFDASLTLFRRWRNGETLSKAHKKHAYQRIVQSGFSHQKTVIYSLLINLSILGLVWLAIRYPSYSLLFLGINIVYLYVVMKIIDRRFPFQIVKSEL, from the coding sequence ATGAATATTTTTGTTTATTGTGTTGTAGGCCTATTGGTATCTGTGGTTTTGACATATATTGTAAGGGAATGGGCCGTACATAAGTCTATTCTTGACCATCCCAACGAGCGTAGTTCCCACTCCATTCCAACCCCACGGGGCGGGGGTGTTGCCATTGCAGCTACTTGGTTTTTGGCAATCACTTTTCTTTTTTTTAGAGGAGATATTGATTCTGCACTATTTTTTGCACTGCTGTGTGGCGTTCCTATTTCTGTTATTGGTTTGGTGGATGATGTAGTTACCATTTCGGCAAAATTCCGGCTCATAGTGCAGGTGGCTTCTGCAGCAATGGCCCTTGTTTTTCTTGGTGGGCTGCAAGGCATTAATATTGGCTTTGTTTATCTATCGTTGCCTATTCTATTTAGCATTTTGGCGGTAATAGGTATTGTATGGTTTACCAACCTTTTTAACTTTCTCGATGGCATCGATGGCTATATTAGTGCAGAGGTAATCTTTATAGGTTTTGCCTTCTTCCTTCTTTTTGAGAGGGTTCCACCTGCATTGCTGGCTACTGTTACTGCCGGATTTTTAGTTTGGAACTGGCAACCGGCAAAAATATTTATGGGGGATGTAGGCAGCACGCTTCTTGGATTTACCATCGGTGTTTTTGCCGTTTACTACCAAAACGGTGGAGATTCCTCCATTCTTATTTGGCTTATGCTCACCTCACTTTTCTGGTTCGATGCATCCTTAACCCTTTTTCGACGCTGGCGTAATGGGGAAACCCTTTCCAAGGCTCATAAGAAGCATGCCTACCAGCGCATTGTTCAATCGGGCTTTAGCCACCAAAAAACAGTGATTTATTCGCTGCTTATCAACCTCTCCATATTGGGGCTGGTATGGTTGGCTATTCGCTATCCCAGCTATTCCCTACTGTTTTTGGGAATAAACATTGTCTATCTCTATGTTGTTATGAAGATTATTGATAGAAGGTTTCCATTTCAGATTGTGAAGAGTGAATTGTGA
- a CDS encoding O-antigen ligase family protein, with protein sequence MLPILYPTMRESYRDNKRNFLLSFVLGCVAATIYYFGYAIYRSSEFVNGIWVFNPIPTSGWNNYFLSTEFSHLIHPSYLALYLLVAILIIGFALRRWRRIRSILKIAVILGTIVLLSSLILLQSRAGILGFGLLALVWLFYLVFAKRRYILGVGVFLALMSLAIIVFTKFNRLANTAKSLENTADFGFNRQSKDDATAIRFWIWKSDFLLIKEHPVWGVGTGDVRDMLQKQYERQGMTNAAQERLNAHNQYLETWLGTGIFGLLALLAMLFVPLWVGVKKGDWLVVGFLSLCSVSFMFESMLNTIAGVGFFAIFYTLLVSNLAVRHEKALAK encoded by the coding sequence TTGCTACCTATTCTTTACCCTACTATGAGAGAATCGTATAGGGATAACAAGCGAAACTTTTTACTTTCATTTGTTCTAGGTTGTGTTGCGGCTACTATTTACTATTTTGGATATGCTATCTATCGCTCATCTGAATTTGTTAATGGCATTTGGGTTTTTAACCCGATACCAACGTCCGGTTGGAATAACTATTTTTTAAGTACGGAATTCTCTCATTTAATTCATCCATCCTACCTTGCCCTTTATCTATTGGTTGCGATTTTAATAATAGGTTTTGCGCTGCGTCGATGGAGGAGAATCAGGTCTATTCTTAAAATTGCTGTAATCCTAGGTACTATAGTTTTGCTTTCTTCCTTAATTTTACTGCAAAGCAGGGCTGGTATACTTGGCTTTGGATTATTAGCACTTGTTTGGCTTTTTTACCTTGTCTTTGCAAAGCGAAGGTATATTTTGGGAGTTGGGGTCTTTCTTGCTCTAATGAGTCTTGCCATAATTGTATTTACAAAGTTTAATCGTCTTGCAAATACTGCTAAATCGCTTGAAAATACGGCTGATTTTGGGTTTAATCGTCAAAGCAAGGATGATGCTACTGCAATCCGTTTTTGGATATGGAAGTCAGATTTTTTATTGATAAAAGAACACCCAGTTTGGGGTGTTGGAACCGGTGATGTAAGGGATATGTTGCAAAAACAGTATGAAAGGCAAGGCATGACCAATGCCGCTCAAGAACGTTTAAATGCTCATAACCAATATCTTGAAACCTGGCTTGGGACTGGAATTTTTGGCCTTCTAGCGTTGCTTGCCATGCTGTTTGTTCCGTTGTGGGTGGGAGTTAAAAAAGGGGATTGGCTGGTTGTCGGTTTTTTGAGCTTATGCAGCGTGAGTTTCATGTTCGAAAGTATGCTCAACACCATTGCAGGTGTTGGTTTTTTTGCCATTTTTTATACCCTGTTGGTGTCCAACCTTGCTGTCAGGCATGAAAAGGCGTTAGCTAAATGA
- a CDS encoding nucleoside-diphosphate sugar epimerase/dehydratase: MITTSYIERYFKKIADVLLPAWVVFNIDIFLSLVSILIAYFLRYNFVVPVKDSSNFTVIFLLYLLIRGVVFLFFGIARVHIRYTSSRDIIKLLAAIFTGTLILTIATYIRYLLGYTIYLSFSVLIIDFFVVAYLLTGFRMLARFLIYRIKTGSQNPDFNVVIFGHDHFAVSIKTAIETDSEFPKKVIGFIHNKPMIFRQRIEGVSIFNLSELDKLKESYAVKELIITDNSISPEDKNTLVEQCLNSNIKILNLRNYKELMNNASSTPRLHEIRIEDLLERDPIKLSVKNIAKSLKGKNILITGAAGSIGSEIARQVFSFFPNKLIMLDQAETPIYYVELEMIANYKSREDQVEVVVGDITDAVRMDKLFSEKKIDIVFHAAAYKHVPLMENNPKEAVKNNVFGTKLLADLAVKYNIEKFVMISTDKAVNPTNIMGATKRIAEIYTQSLNGRSRTQFITTRFGNVLGSNGSVIPLFKQQIEKGGPITVTHPKVTRFFMTIPEACQLVLEASVMGHGGEIFIFDMGKSVKIVDLAKNMIRLAGFEEGKDIEIVFTGLRPGEKLYEELLANGENTLPTYHQKIMKAAVVKMQYSVINEHLTELWRLILNDTEPFSVVGRMKMIVPEYKSQNSIFCDLDKQLPENSVSPN; encoded by the coding sequence ATGATAACAACTTCATATATAGAAAGATATTTTAAAAAAATTGCCGACGTACTGTTGCCGGCATGGGTAGTTTTCAATATTGACATATTTTTAAGTTTAGTATCAATTTTAATAGCATATTTCCTCCGCTATAATTTTGTAGTCCCAGTAAAAGATTCTTCCAATTTTACGGTTATATTTCTGCTGTATCTATTAATTAGAGGTGTCGTATTTCTTTTTTTTGGAATTGCAAGGGTCCACATCCGTTACACCAGTAGCAGGGATATAATTAAATTGCTCGCTGCTATTTTCACCGGAACCCTTATCCTTACCATAGCAACCTATATACGATACTTGTTAGGCTACACCATATATCTTTCGTTTTCAGTTTTAATTATTGATTTTTTTGTTGTAGCCTATCTTCTCACAGGGTTTAGGATGCTTGCACGGTTTCTTATATATCGAATTAAAACTGGAAGTCAAAACCCTGACTTTAATGTTGTAATTTTTGGTCACGATCACTTTGCCGTTTCTATAAAAACTGCCATAGAAACTGATAGTGAATTTCCCAAAAAAGTAATTGGGTTCATCCATAACAAACCCATGATTTTTCGCCAGCGAATTGAGGGTGTTAGCATTTTTAATCTATCAGAGTTGGATAAACTCAAAGAATCCTATGCAGTAAAAGAGCTTATCATAACCGATAATTCGATCTCACCTGAAGACAAGAATACTCTTGTTGAGCAGTGCCTTAATTCAAACATTAAGATTTTAAATTTAAGAAACTATAAAGAGTTAATGAATAATGCATCAAGTACACCTCGATTACATGAGATTAGAATCGAAGATCTACTTGAGCGAGACCCCATAAAATTAAGTGTAAAAAATATTGCCAAATCACTGAAAGGCAAGAATATACTTATTACAGGAGCTGCCGGCTCCATCGGAAGCGAAATAGCCCGTCAGGTATTTTCCTTCTTCCCCAACAAGCTCATCATGCTGGACCAAGCAGAAACACCCATCTACTATGTCGAGCTGGAAATGATTGCTAATTATAAGTCGAGGGAAGATCAGGTTGAGGTAGTGGTTGGCGATATTACCGATGCAGTAAGAATGGACAAGCTCTTTAGCGAGAAAAAAATCGATATTGTTTTCCATGCAGCAGCCTACAAGCATGTGCCCCTCATGGAAAACAACCCAAAGGAGGCTGTAAAAAACAACGTGTTTGGCACAAAATTACTTGCCGACCTTGCCGTAAAATACAATATCGAAAAGTTCGTCATGATCTCCACCGATAAGGCTGTAAACCCCACCAATATTATGGGAGCGACCAAGCGAATTGCCGAAATTTATACGCAATCGTTAAATGGACGGTCAAGAACCCAATTTATCACAACCCGATTTGGCAATGTGCTTGGCTCCAATGGTTCAGTTATTCCACTGTTCAAGCAGCAAATTGAAAAGGGTGGCCCAATTACCGTAACCCACCCCAAAGTTACCCGCTTCTTTATGACCATTCCGGAGGCGTGCCAGCTGGTGCTGGAGGCAAGCGTAATGGGGCATGGTGGCGAAATCTTTATTTTCGACATGGGAAAGAGCGTTAAAATTGTGGACCTCGCCAAGAACATGATTCGTTTAGCGGGGTTTGAGGAGGGCAAGGATATCGAAATTGTCTTTACCGGTCTTCGCCCGGGAGAAAAGCTCTACGAAGAGCTGCTGGCAAACGGTGAAAATACGCTTCCCACCTACCATCAGAAGATTATGAAAGCGGCTGTAGTAAAGATGCAATACTCGGTTATTAATGAGCACCTTACTGAGCTATGGCGCCTTATATTGAACGATACTGAACCATTTTCAGTTGTAGGAAGAATGAAAATGATTGTACCCGAGTACAAGAGCCAGAACTCCATCTTTTGTGACCTGGACAAGCAGCTACCCGAGAATAGTGTAAGCCCGAACTAA
- the citF gene encoding citrate lyase subunit alpha translates to MSAKLVKNAAGRMVPTEINGQPAIPFKGDGKHRPTGRMYAPMIPTVLDYPEDGNKVVPSLKEALIKCGLKDGMTISTHHHLRDGDLVSQMIFDAAHELGIKDLVWLPSASFPCHDPLIKYLEDGTINRIEGSMNGPLGRFTSKGKMKGTAVLRSHGGRVQAIQDGEVHIDIAVMAAPTSDQFGNANGVNGPSACGLLGYAFADTQFADRVIVVTDNLVQFPCAPMQILGNYVDCVVTVDKIGIPEKIVSGTTQVTSSPDRLLIAELTAKFCEEAGLLTDGCSFQAGAGGTSLAIGIYFHEMLKRKGQKARFGFGGSTQYLVKMLEDGVLDYILDAQSFDLESVKSIRENANHLDVSVWHAYNYHSKGNYNGMTDIVILGATEIDVNFNGNVVTHSDGYLLHGIGGWQNCLHAKNVIIPVPLFRDRIPVIVDEVTTLCGPGELIDVIVTERGIAINPKRTDLLEKMKGSKLPIKTIQELKAEADQICGTPEKPQFTNDIVAAIKWVDGTVIDVVRKIAE, encoded by the coding sequence ATGAGTGCTAAACTAGTTAAGAATGCAGCAGGTAGAATGGTTCCTACCGAAATCAATGGCCAACCTGCTATTCCATTTAAGGGCGATGGCAAGCATCGTCCAACCGGCCGTATGTATGCACCTATGATTCCTACCGTATTGGATTACCCGGAGGACGGAAATAAGGTTGTTCCAAGCTTAAAGGAGGCCCTAATAAAGTGCGGATTAAAGGATGGAATGACCATCTCCACCCACCATCACCTTCGTGACGGAGATCTCGTAAGTCAGATGATTTTTGACGCCGCCCACGAGCTGGGTATAAAAGATCTTGTGTGGCTTCCCTCCGCCTCTTTTCCCTGTCACGATCCGCTGATTAAGTATCTCGAAGATGGCACAATCAACCGCATTGAGGGCAGTATGAACGGTCCCTTAGGCCGATTTACCAGCAAGGGGAAGATGAAAGGCACAGCGGTGCTTCGCTCACACGGAGGACGCGTTCAGGCCATTCAGGATGGAGAGGTACATATCGACATTGCCGTTATGGCAGCCCCTACCTCCGATCAATTTGGAAATGCCAACGGCGTGAATGGCCCCTCGGCTTGCGGGCTGCTGGGTTACGCCTTTGCTGATACCCAATTTGCCGATCGGGTTATTGTAGTAACCGACAACCTCGTGCAATTCCCATGCGCTCCCATGCAGATACTTGGAAACTATGTGGACTGCGTTGTTACCGTTGATAAGATTGGTATTCCCGAAAAAATTGTTTCAGGAACAACTCAGGTAACCTCAAGCCCCGATAGGCTTCTAATTGCAGAGTTAACCGCCAAGTTCTGTGAAGAGGCAGGTCTTCTAACCGATGGTTGCAGTTTTCAAGCTGGAGCCGGCGGAACCTCTCTTGCCATAGGCATATACTTCCACGAAATGCTGAAGCGCAAGGGGCAAAAGGCACGTTTTGGCTTTGGTGGCAGCACCCAGTATCTGGTTAAGATGCTGGAAGATGGAGTGCTGGACTACATACTCGACGCGCAATCATTCGACCTAGAATCGGTAAAATCGATCCGCGAGAACGCCAACCACTTAGACGTTTCGGTTTGGCACGCCTATAACTACCACAGCAAAGGGAACTACAACGGCATGACCGACATCGTAATTCTTGGAGCTACCGAAATTGATGTGAACTTTAACGGTAATGTGGTAACCCACTCCGATGGCTATTTGCTACATGGAATCGGTGGCTGGCAAAATTGCCTGCATGCAAAGAATGTGATAATTCCTGTGCCCCTATTCCGCGATCGAATCCCTGTAATTGTTGACGAGGTAACCACGCTCTGCGGACCTGGCGAACTCATCGACGTAATTGTTACAGAAAGAGGCATTGCCATCAATCCAAAGCGCACCGACCTGTTGGAAAAGATGAAGGGCAGCAAACTCCCCATTAAGACCATTCAAGAACTGAAGGCCGAAGCCGACCAAATTTGTGGCACTCCGGAAAAACCGCAGTTCACAAACGACATCGTTGCCGCCATAAAGTGGGTGGATGGCACAGTGATTGATGTGGTTAGGAAGATTGCCGAATAA
- the citD gene encoding citrate lyase acyl carrier protein, whose translation MNNKIASAGINGDKERSDCLVTIELTDSGGIVINMKSKVKVMYGRANEQLCRQSLDFFGIKNAVLTIEDKGALPWTIMARIEAAVKQVVDTDKELLPDFIEENRYTSSKDKFRFSRLYLPGNKPAMMLNAGLHRPNGIILDLEDSVAVAKKFEARFIVRNALRSLNFYGAERMVRINQFPKGLEDLKYIIPHNVHLILVPKCESAEQIITLEEEIKSIKQKHNIDHPIFLMPIIESAMGVEKAFEIATSSQNIVALAVGLEDYTADLGARRTNEGDESFYARTRVVNACKAAGIQPIDSVFSDVADMAALRENVRVSKGLGFEGMGCIHPRQITVIHEGFAPDSEEIEKAKKIVDAFIIATEQGLGVVSIGSKMVDPPVVKRAEKTISLAISLGLLSQNWREQYHEC comes from the coding sequence ATGAACAACAAAATTGCCTCCGCTGGTATTAATGGGGACAAGGAACGCTCCGATTGCCTCGTTACAATTGAGTTGACCGATTCAGGTGGAATCGTCATCAACATGAAGAGCAAAGTTAAGGTGATGTATGGCCGAGCCAATGAGCAACTCTGCCGTCAATCGCTCGATTTTTTTGGGATAAAAAATGCTGTCCTAACCATCGAAGATAAGGGTGCATTGCCTTGGACCATAATGGCTCGCATTGAGGCCGCCGTAAAGCAAGTGGTGGACACTGACAAAGAGCTTCTTCCCGATTTCATTGAGGAGAATCGTTACACCAGCAGCAAGGACAAGTTCCGATTTTCGCGACTTTACCTACCCGGTAACAAGCCCGCCATGATGCTTAATGCCGGGTTGCATCGACCAAATGGAATAATACTCGACTTGGAAGATTCCGTTGCGGTGGCCAAGAAATTCGAGGCCCGATTCATCGTCCGTAATGCGCTGCGCAGCCTAAATTTTTATGGTGCTGAGCGCATGGTTCGTATCAACCAGTTTCCAAAAGGATTGGAAGATTTAAAATACATTATTCCCCATAATGTTCACCTGATCCTCGTGCCGAAGTGTGAAAGTGCTGAACAGATTATCACCCTTGAGGAAGAGATCAAGAGCATAAAACAGAAACATAACATCGATCACCCCATCTTCCTAATGCCGATCATTGAAAGCGCTATGGGGGTTGAAAAAGCATTTGAAATTGCCACTTCCAGCCAGAATATTGTTGCACTGGCTGTAGGATTGGAAGATTATACAGCGGATCTAGGTGCTCGTCGCACCAACGAGGGAGATGAATCATTTTATGCAAGAACAAGGGTTGTAAATGCTTGCAAAGCAGCAGGAATACAGCCCATTGATTCGGTGTTCTCCGATGTTGCCGACATGGCTGCTTTAAGGGAAAATGTTAGGGTATCAAAAGGACTTGGTTTTGAAGGTATGGGTTGCATTCATCCACGCCAAATTACGGTTATACACGAGGGATTTGCTCCAGACAGTGAGGAAATCGAAAAAGCGAAGAAAATTGTGGATGCCTTTATTATTGCAACTGAGCAGGGGCTTGGCGTTGTATCCATTGGTTCAAAAATGGTTGATCCACCTGTTGTTAAACGCGCAGAAAAGACAATAAGCCTAGCGATTAGTCTAGGTCTACTATCACAAAATTGGAGGGAGCAATACCATGAGTGCTAA